In Drosophila teissieri strain GT53w chromosome 2R, Prin_Dtei_1.1, whole genome shotgun sequence, the following proteins share a genomic window:
- the LOC122614675 gene encoding peflin-like: MKLQLLLITLLVCCLVSKSLQWFSCPKYYINERGYWVEHRITQPYPCQYGAATPYGAATPYGPATPYGPATPYGPATPYGPATPYGPATPYGPATPYGPATPYGAFDGVPFRND, from the exons ATGAAACTACAA TTGCTCCTGATTACCCTATTGGTTTGCTGTTTGGTCAGTAAATCTCTACAATGGTTTTCGTGTCCCAAATACTATATTAATGAACGTGGTTATTGGGTGGAACATCGAATTACTCAACCCTATCCGTGCCAATATGGGGCAGCTACTCCTTATGGGGCAGCTACTCCTTATGGGCCAGCTACTCCTTATGGGCCAGCTACTCCTTATGGGCCAGCTACTCCTTATGGGCCAGCTACTCCTTATGGGCCAGCTACTCCTTATGGGCCAGCTACTCCTTATGGGCCAGCTACTCCTTATGGTGCATTCGATGGAGTGCCATTCCgaaatgattaa
- the LOC122614912 gene encoding translation initiation factor IF-3, with amino-acid sequence MQRIRLMLNHAAAAAIQQQHLRPLSINWSLAQNQKPVGGSPGESRARDTRSPKASVQKITLIQQNQSMSITTLEEAQKLAKRRELHLLRLEQTDAKTGRAMFKLVTAAEMLSDDAEQSRSASEKIREKKTEKSLTIGARITEHDLSSRLKNIVKWLAKRHEVRILIQGNASGSDESSAERIVKAIEQTIKEPQLIGRIVQRRSKSAFIKFTIIPVAPPPVAPSTSTQNPIQS; translated from the exons ATGCAGCGCATAAGATTGATGCTTAAccatgctgctgcagcagcgattcagcagcaacacctgCGTCCTTTGTCCATCAACTGGAGTTTGGCCCAGAATCAAAAGCCGGTGGGTGGAAGCCCAGGAGAAAGTAGAGCCAGAGACACCCGGAGTCCGAAGGCAAGTGTCCAGAAAATCACCCTCATCCAACAGAATCAGTCGATGAGCATCACCACGTTGGAGGAGGCCCAGAAGCTGGCCAAACGACGGGAGCTGCACCTGTTGCGCTTGGAGCAAACAGATGCCAAAACGGGAAGGGCCATGTTCAA ACTAGTCACTGCAGCTGAAATGCTGTCGGATGATGCGGAGCAGTCGAGATCAGCCAGCGAAAAAATTAGGGAAAAGAAAACGGAGAAATCCCTAACCATTGGTGCGCGCATCACGGAGCACGATCTCTCCTCCAGACTCAAGAATATTGTCAAGTGGCTGGCCAAGCGCCACGAGGTTCGCATCCTCATACAGGGCAATGCCAGTGGATCGGACGAGAGCAGCGCCGAGCGCATAGTAAAGGCCATCGAACAGACCATTAAGGAACCACAATTAATTGGCAGAATAGTGCAGAGGCGCAGCAAGAGCGCGTTCATCAAGTTCACCATTATTCCAGTAGCTCCGCCACCAGTagccccatccacatccactcaGAACCCAATCCAGTCGTGA
- the LOC122614911 gene encoding protein HID1, whose translation MGNTDSKLNFRKAIVQLTQKNQKIDPSDEQFWEQFWQGHQTTLEDVFALVTSSEIRQIRNDNPANLATLCYKAVEKLAQAVDSSCRTQAEQQCVLNCVRLLVRCLPYIFEDEKWRDFFWSSLPSQDKTMPLAQSLINATCDLLFCPDFTVTATRRTGPEKAEELANIDSCEYIWEAGVGFAQSPPHNAHMERRRTELLKLLLTCFSEPMYRSPQQSEEPNKWIAYFTSADNRHALPLFTSFLNTVCSYDPVGFGVPYNHLLFADTTEPLVEACLQLLIVTLDHDMVVQQQLTQPGQASYDEGNCGDNLFINYLSRVHRDEDFHFVLKGITRLLNNPLVQNYLPNSTKRLHCHQELLILFWKICDYNKKFLYFVLKSSDVLDILIPILYHLNYSRADQSRVGLMHIGVFILLLLSGERNFGVRLNKAYSATVPMDIPVFTGTHADLLITVFHKIIATGHQRLQPLFDCLLTILVNVSPYLKTLSMVASVKMLHLLEAFSTPWFLLSAPSNHHLVFFLLEIFNNIIQYQFDGNSNLVYTIIRKRHVFHAMANLPTDMAGIAKCLSGRKSGGKFNLPRVPQRRTPAVSQELPSAHVPEEYNEEDEDEDEEETVNEEPKAEEDLESETESHERSQAGELQADILTAQPAEPGTLKTSLLDTPGISQMTEREQAHPNDKPQVEDSTDIVPYDRSAASTPTDERKSTSPTELSRLSVAHRASIRMVPGESDRWTPTPEWIVSWRSKLPLQTIMRLLQVLVPQVEKICIDKGLTDESEILKFLQHGTLVGLLPVPHPILIRKYQANAGTTAWFRTYIWGVIYLRNVEPAIWYDTEVKLFEIQRV comes from the exons ATGGGAAACACGGACTCCAAGTTGAACTTTCGCAAGGCGATTGTGCAGCTGACGCAAAAGAACCAGAAGATCGACCCCAGCGACGAGCAGTTCTGGGAGCAGTTCTGGCAGGGCCACCAGACGACGCTGGAGGATGTGTTCGCGCTGGTCACCTCAAGCGAGATTCGCCAGATCCGCAACGATAATCCAGCGAACCTGGCCACCCTATGCTACAAGGCGGTGGAGAAGCTCGCCCAGGCGGTGGACAGCAGTTGTCGCACACAGGCGGAGCAGCAGTGCGTTCTGAACTGTGTCCGCCTGCTGGTCCGGTGTCTGCCCTACATATTTGAGGACGAAAAGTGGCGTGACTTCTTCTGGAGCAGCCTGCCGTCGCAGGATAAGACCATGCCGCTGGCCCAGTCACTGATCAATGCCACCTGCGACCTGCTGTTCTGTCCCGACTTCACAGTTACGGCCACGCGCCGAACGGGTCCGGAGAAGGCCGAGGAGCTGGCGAACATCGATAGTTGCGAGTACATTTGGGAGGCGGGCGTGGGATTCGCCCAGTCACCGCCCCACAACGCCCACATGGAGCGCAGGCGCACGGAGTTGCTGAAGCTATTGCTCACCTGCTTCTCGGAGCCCATGTACCGATCGCCCCAGCAGTCCGAGGAGCCCAACAAGTGGATAGCGTACTTCACATCGGCAGACAATCGCCATGCCCTGCCCCTGTTCACCTCGTTTCTGAACACCGTGTGCTCCTACGATCCTGTGGGCTTCGGTGTGCCCTACAATCATCTGCTGTTTGCAGATACCACGGAGCCACTGGTGGAAGCGTGCCTTCAACTGCTTATTGTCACCTTGGATCACGACATggtggtgcagcagcaacttacACAGCCCGGACAGGCGTCCTACGACGAGGGCAATTGCGGCGACAACTTGTTCATCAACTATCTGTCGAGAGTTCACCGGGATGAGGATTTTCACTTTGTGCTCAAGGGCATCACCAGGCTGCTGAACAACCCACTTGTCCAGAACTATTTGCCCAATTCCACAAAGCGACTGCATTGCCACCAGGAGCTGCTTATTTTGTTCTGGAAAATATGCGACTACAACAAAAAGTTTCTGTATTTTGTGCTGAAGAGCTCCGATGTTCTGGATATCCTGATTCCTATATTGTATCACCTAAACTACTCCCGAGCGGATCAATCTCGAGTGGGCTTGATGCATATTGGAGTATTCATACTGTTGCTCCTATCGG GTGAGCGAAACTTTGGGGTTCGCCTTAACAAAGCTTACTCCGCCACGGTGCCCATGGACATACCTGTGTTTACTGGAACCCATGCGGACTTGCTCATCACAGTGTTCCACAAAATAATAGCCACTGGCCACCAGAGGCTGCAGCCGCTTTTCGATTGTCTGCTGACCATTCTGGTCAATGTCTCTCCATACCTGAAAACCCTCTCGATGGTAGCTAGTGTGAAGATGTTGCATCTCCTAGAAGCCTTTAGCACTCCCTGGTTCCTGCTTTCGGCACCCAGCAATCATCATTTGGTGTTTTTCTTGCTGGAGATCTTCAATAACATTATACAGTATCAATTCGATGGAAACTCGAATCTAGTCTACACCATTATTCGAAAGCGTCATGTGTTCCATGCCATGGCGAACCTCCCTACCGATATGGCGGGCATAGCAAAGTGTCTGAGTGGCCGTAAATCGGGTGGAAAGTTCAACTTGCCGCGAGTACCGCAGAGAAGAACGCCAGCTGTGTCCCAGGAGCTGCCCTCGGCCCATGTGCCAGAGGAGTACAACGAAGaagacgaggatgaggacgaggaggagacAGTTAATGAAGAGCCCAAGGCGGAAGAGGATCTCGAATCTGAGACAGAGTCTCACGAGCGATCTCAGGCAGGTGAGCTGCAGGCGGACATTCTTACAGCGCAGCCAGCCGAGCCAGGAACACTGAAAACATCCTTGCTGGACACCCCTGGCATTAGTCAGATGACGGAGCGGGAGCAGGCTCATCCGAATGACAAGCCACAGGTGGAGGATTCTACGGACATTGTGCCCTACGACAGGTCAGCCGCATCGACGCCCACTGACGAGCGCAAGTCCACCTCACCCACTGAACTGTCCCGTTTGTCGGTGGCCCACAGAGCCAGTATTCGCATGGTGCCCGGCGAGAGCGATCGTTGGACGCCCACGCCCGAGTGGATCGTCTCCTGGCGCTCCAAGCTGCCACTGCAGACCATCATGCGACTGCTTCAGGTCCTGGTGCCCCAGGTGGAGAAGATCTGCATTGACAAAGGACTGACCGACGAGTCAGAGATCCTGAAGTTTCTGCAGCACGGCACGTTAGTGGGCCTCCTCCCCGTGCCGCATCCCATCCTCATCAGGAAGTATCAGGCCAATGCGGGAACAACGGCATGGTTCCGCACCTATATCTGGGGTGTCATCTACCTGCGCAACGTAGAACCCGCCATCTGGTACGACACGGAGGTCAAGCTCTTCGAGATTCAGCGCGTCTAG